The nucleotide sequence GTTATCTCTCTGCCTTTGCTGTCAAGAAAGCAGCTTCTTCTCCCATTGGCAAGATGTATTCCCAATGGCATTTTAACCAAATTTCCAACTCCGTTTGTTTTTACAAAATTTTGTTTAGGAAAAACCTCTATGGCTACCTCCGGTATTTTAGAAGGGATATTGAGCTTAATGTGTTCGCCAAACCTTTTAGCAAGTCTTGCAGGTAATGGTTTTACTAAGAATATCCAGCAGTGTCTTCCTTTGTAGCCGCTGTGTTCAATATAAACGGGGATATTAAATTTTGAACATTCATCAGCAATTGATTTTGCTGTATTTTGTGTTGCAATATCAAGCTCTTTCCATTTTTCATCATCTGAAAGTGCTTGTTTTAAGGCAAATTTTGCAATATCCACGTCTATACATATCCAATTAATGGTACTGTCCAGCCGGTGCTGATATATACCTATTGTTATGTTGCCATTTAAATGATTTCTTATGACTTTCTCACTCAGCGGTTCATAAACAGGTATATATCCTGTTTTGCCTTCGGGGCTTTTCCACTGCCTTGCGTAAACCCCTTCTCTGCCGTTAAAGAGTGAAAAAAGCATCGTTAATGTTGTATTGGAGAATTGTTTCTGCATCAGATAGTTTTGATTTTTATCCTCGAATATATTTTTAAAATAACTGTTGTTTGTCTGTTTAAAAGCATATCTTGCTAATTTTTCCGCTGATTCTGCATTGTCAATTTCCAAAAGTATATTTACAGCCTGCTTGTAATAACCGGCGTTTTTTGGCTCTATCTCAATCAGTGACTTCAATATTTTCAACGCTCTTGTAGGGTTTGTATCGTTAAGATGGTATTCAAGTAGTTTTTCAAATATCGGCTTTTTATTGTCAGTATGTTGAAGAGCCAAGTTAAGATTTTTAAGCATAGCTTGAATATCACCTTGATTTTCGGCTTCTTCAGCAGTTTTCAAATATTCTTCATAAGATTTTTGATAACCGAGATCATTACTTTGTGGCATATTCAAATCCTCTATAAAATTAGGATAACTGTTTCATATATCAACAAACAAACACTACCGACATTTTCTGACAAATTTTTATCTGGATTTTCCACTTAATATAAATTATAAAAAATTATGTTTAATCTTGGAGACTTAGAAAGCTTCAGAGAATTAAAGAAACATTATCGCTTAAATGATGCAGAAATATACGTTGTTAATGTATGTTTAGCATACCACTGTTTCGATCAGCTTTTAACAGGTGATATTGAGTATTTGTCCAAAAACAAAGCAAAAAAACGACCTATTGTAATTTATCAGTCTGAAGGTAACAAAGCCTATTTTTTCCCGCTTTCCACAAACCAAAATACCTTTAGAGACAAAGATATTTTATTCGATTACAGCAAATGCTCCATTCAATCCACCTGCAATGACAGTATTAACCTTTAATTTTGCATTAGAAAATAACAAACTCCGATTTTGATATTTTTCCTGTTGTTTTTAAAATACAAGAAAAGATTTTCCAAATATTACTTCATTCATACTTTACTAAAGCATAAATTTTCTCCATTTACACCGTTTTTAGACACAGCAATACTGCCTATTGCCTGAATTGTCCACAAAGTTAACATAAGTAAAGAAAAAAGGTCACAACGTTAAACATTCTGTCCTCCACTGTTCCATTTTTTTGAACATATCCACACTGCAGCACAACTTCAGTTTATTACCGCCGTGGGACACAAGTTTCCCCGCTATAGATATGACCTGATAACGTATACTACCCATCTCTTTATTTTTATAGACACCTCCCATTATGATTCGTTTGAGGTACATAATCAGATTATATGCCAGTATTCCTGTCTTAAACCATAAGCCGTTACCCGCAAGATTACCCGAAGGAAAGCTTTTTAAATTAAAACCATACTTTGCTTCTTTTATATTGTATTCACAAACACCGCGCAAATTATAAAAATGTACCACCTTTTCTGCATCCAGTTTTGAATTAGTTGCAATAACACGATATTCATATTTATCACCAAGAAGCTCCGGAACTGTGGGGTTGTCTGACTCAATTTTCTTACGAACAACTATTATACGGAAACTCTCCTTAGTGTTTTCCATACAGTGAATAAACTCTGCTATTTCCTCATTATCGCTTTCATCTCCATACCTATTTCTATATCTTTTCCATGAATCAGATGGTATATGATTTATTCCTTTACGAACTGAACTATCAAGGTCACCTCCTATAAAAAACGTTAAATCGTTATCAAAACAGTAATTCAATACTTTAGATTGGTAACCGGCAGAATCATTACGAACATTGGATACTTCTATACCACAAGATTCAAGATATTTATGGACTCTCTGAAGCTGTTCAAGTATGCCAACCTGGGCACTTACATTGCCTTCCCGAAATTCCTCGTCTATACAATAACCGCTCTCTCCTATAAAACACGTCATAGAACTGTATGCTTTAAATTTCTTATAACAATACTTGGCATCCCTTTTATACACCTTTGCATAAGTGGCGTCCTGATCCAGAGTAACTGAAAATAAATTTTCTCTTTTTAAAGCATCTTTCACTATTTTATAGTTGAGACTGCCCAGTTTGCTGATTGTTTTATTAACTGCTACTTCATCCAACATGCTTTCTGTTTTTGAAAAATACCTACTGATGCTGGAACTATCCGGGATATCTTCAATACCGCTGATATAGCTTAAAACCTTATCAAAAGAAAGTTTGTCGATATCACTGAAACTCCTGCCACCGCATATCATCGATAGAATAACAGGAATTATTTTAGAAGATGGCGGTTTGCCTCTGTTAGAGCCTGGATGATCAAGTTCTTTATCAAGGAAATCTCGGATGCCCATCTTATCTAACAGTGGGATTAACAAAGATATTCCACCAAATGGGGTAATTTTATCATTGCTTCTTTCTAATTTGTAGTTTAGTTTGCTCATTGTAAGTCACCTTTTTGGTTGTGGTTTTTGTTTTCTTAAAACCTTAATCTACAACATCTTAAAGGTGGCTTGCAACTCCTAATGCAATCTTAAAGTTAACCGTAAAAAAGCAATAGTTTTCACAAACTAGAGACTTTTGAATCATCCTAATATTTTTAAATTTCATTAATTTTGCAGCTAAATTTGTTAACTACCACTTTTTTAAACAACATTATCAGCAAAAACAAAGGTATTTGTTTGTTTAAATTGCCTCAAATTGTCCAAAATAGGTAATTTTGGACACACCTGTATGGTTAAATCTTGTCAAATCATTCTTAAAGCACCCTTTCTCAGATTATATGCCATACAATGTATAGACAATTCCAGCCTAACCTTATCAATACCTATAAATCGGCTACGAGTATAACCAAAATGAAGCTTAATCAATCCAATTGCCTGCTCAACGACATAACGAACCTTGCTTACTGCCTTGTTATGAAATTTCTGAAACCCTGTAAGTGGCTTATTCCGCGCTGCCTTATACATTATCATATCTGCATAGGTTCCTGATATGTCTTTGCGGTTAGATTCACTGCTGTAGCCTTTATCTGCATATATTGCCGTTCCCTTAGGCAAATTAAGCTTTTGTAATAAAGGTGCCAAATTCCGCACCTCACTCTCTCTGGCACTCTTTACCATTTCTCCCAATATATAACCGTCCGAATTTACACAGAAAAATTGTTTGTAGCCATAATACGCTCTATTACCCTTCTTTAACCAACTCGCATCAGTGTCCTTCGAATAACTTATGTTGCTTTCATTATTCCCTCCGGAACCACCACAGGAACTATCATTGTCATCATCTCCTTCATGCCGATCTTCTGCAATATCATTTACTACTTTACGGGGACGGCACGAGGACTCTACCAATGTCGCATCTATTATCGCTTCCTTCCTGCTTTTCACTATTAAATTTAATTCCGATAACTGCCTGTTTATCTCTGAAAATAACTCGTCAAATATCTCCAATTCAAGTAATCTGCTCCGAAACCTGCTGATGGTACTGTGATCCGGAACTTCTCCGGATACACTTACTCCTACAAATCTTATTACTGACAACCGATCCTTTAAGGCAAATTCAGCCTGAGGGTCACTCAGCTTTTCCCACGACTGTACTAAAAGTATTTTAAACAAAAGTAACGGTGAATAAGCTCTGCTGCCAGATGTGTTCTTAGTCCATCTGTATTTCTTATCAAGGATTGATTTTACTTTCTTCCAGTCTATAAGTGAATTTATCTTATCAAGATAAGTCGAATCATTAGCTTTAAAGTCTAACATTGAATCTAATACTGTGGGTTCTATGTACTTTTCCATAACAACTCCTTTTGTCTTTAATAAATAATACATATTATCACATAATATCATAATAGTAAAGATAAAATATATTAACTTCAAATGTTTTCATTTTTTCTTGTGCAAAGGTTTCAACTATCAAATTATACGTTACAAAAAAAAGAAGATAAAAAAGCCGGCTAAATTTCATATCGATTTGTTTTTGTTAGATGAAATATTAAGAGAAGAAGGGGTTTATAAAGAAGCTGCAGAATCTTGTAGGGACTCTACCGGAAAGATCCCCCAGGTAATAAAATACTGTGGTTTGTGCAATAAAGATTACGTAAATTCGATTAAGAGAAAAATCTATGAGAAATGACAAAGAGATAATTAAATTTTTAAAAAGACCTGAGAGCTCAGAAGAAGGTTATCATTCACTCCTGCAACTGTTTTCATATTCCTTTTATAAGTTTGATGTAATTAAAAACAACTATGAGTGCGACGCTGTTTTTCACGATTTTCTGCTTAAAAATATATTCCACAATAAAACCTTTTTCTTATTTCTTCACAGTTCGGATGAGAAGGATATTATGCCTTATTTAAAGAAAATGATCAGAAATTTTTTAATAAATCTTCGCAACAAAACAATTAGAAAAGGTACTGATTTATCTTTGGATGAAACTTTAAATGATGACAGTAATGACACCTTTGCAGATATGCTGAAAAATGAGAGAGTTTCTCATGAGCTTATTTTTGAAGCAAAATCTATATTATCTATTTTCCTTAACACCTTAACAGAAAAAAATAAGAGAATCTTGTGCCAGTATCTATATTCTAAAAAATATCAATTTATATCAGGGATAAGCAGAGATGCTTTCGACAAGGCTGTGGAGCGTACTAAAAAGAAGGTGCAGGAAATAGTGGAGCAAAACAAACTTTC is from Flexistipes sinusarabici DSM 4947 and encodes:
- a CDS encoding sigma-70 family RNA polymerase sigma factor yields the protein MRNDKEIIKFLKRPESSEEGYHSLLQLFSYSFYKFDVIKNNYECDAVFHDFLLKNIFHNKTFFLFLHSSDEKDIMPYLKKMIRNFLINLRNKTIRKGTDLSLDETLNDDSNDTFADMLKNERVSHELIFEAKSILSIFLNTLTEKNKRILCQYLYSKKYQFISGISRDAFDKAVERTKKKVQEIVEQNKLSFDSIKVFFDYIYVSEVCEKMRLNNGDSDEK
- a CDS encoding IS5 family transposase encodes the protein MYYLLKTKGVVMEKYIEPTVLDSMLDFKANDSTYLDKINSLIDWKKVKSILDKKYRWTKNTSGSRAYSPLLLFKILLVQSWEKLSDPQAEFALKDRLSVIRFVGVSVSGEVPDHSTISRFRSRLLELEIFDELFSEINRQLSELNLIVKSRKEAIIDATLVESSCRPRKVVNDIAEDRHEGDDDNDSSCGGSGGNNESNISYSKDTDASWLKKGNRAYYGYKQFFCVNSDGYILGEMVKSARESEVRNLAPLLQKLNLPKGTAIYADKGYSSESNRKDISGTYADMIMYKAARNKPLTGFQKFHNKAVSKVRYVVEQAIGLIKLHFGYTRSRFIGIDKVRLELSIHCMAYNLRKGALRMI
- a CDS encoding IS1380-like element ISFsi1 family transposase, with protein sequence MSKLNYKLERSNDKITPFGGISLLIPLLDKMGIRDFLDKELDHPGSNRGKPPSSKIIPVILSMICGGRSFSDIDKLSFDKVLSYISGIEDIPDSSSISRYFSKTESMLDEVAVNKTISKLGSLNYKIVKDALKRENLFSVTLDQDATYAKVYKRDAKYCYKKFKAYSSMTCFIGESGYCIDEEFREGNVSAQVGILEQLQRVHKYLESCGIEVSNVRNDSAGYQSKVLNYCFDNDLTFFIGGDLDSSVRKGINHIPSDSWKRYRNRYGDESDNEEIAEFIHCMENTKESFRIIVVRKKIESDNPTVPELLGDKYEYRVIATNSKLDAEKVVHFYNLRGVCEYNIKEAKYGFNLKSFPSGNLAGNGLWFKTGILAYNLIMYLKRIIMGGVYKNKEMGSIRYQVISIAGKLVSHGGNKLKLCCSVDMFKKMEQWRTECLTL
- a CDS encoding CRISPR-associated primase-polymerase type A1; this encodes MPQSNDLGYQKSYEEYLKTAEEAENQGDIQAMLKNLNLALQHTDNKKPIFEKLLEYHLNDTNPTRALKILKSLIEIEPKNAGYYKQAVNILLEIDNAESAEKLARYAFKQTNNSYFKNIFEDKNQNYLMQKQFSNTTLTMLFSLFNGREGVYARQWKSPEGKTGYIPVYEPLSEKVIRNHLNGNITIGIYQHRLDSTINWICIDVDIAKFALKQALSDDEKWKELDIATQNTAKSIADECSKFNIPVYIEHSGYKGRHCWIFLVKPLPARLAKRFGEHIKLNIPSKIPEVAIEVFPKQNFVKTNGVGNLVKMPLGIHLANGRRSCFLDSKGREITDVDNYLKNIQKASESEILDYLNYYRLSSIYENTGTKQMAPSEKMEIPVHTTQYNIDSDKEFQYLIYKCPVIKEIFNNAICKNELSYDEMIVLTHTVGHLENGVEAVNSIFAKCFNIQQEKFLKSKLKGNPVSCAKIRSRVPNITSKMDCNCQFVYAEGLYPTPVLHLQEQDIPSKIPRGLDINSVNFQNALEDYIKLKKQTYETKLIMKEYEEKFEKLFKNSGVDTFSTAIGKFRRVVDENGKVTYKLDV